Sequence from the Coturnix japonica isolate 7356 chromosome 19, Coturnix japonica 2.1, whole genome shotgun sequence genome:
TAAGCAACACAAATATACAGTAATGTGAAGCAGCACAACCCATCAGAAACAGCTGTGTATCCCAGaaggaagatcatggagcaggGCACTGACTTCTTTGCAGGATGGTATCCAGAATGTAAAGGTGTGGGTACCACTGTGGTCAAGATAGAGTGGTATCTGGGTAATACAGTCCAAGGCTTTCACCTATATCTGATGCTCACATGAAAATGGCCAGAGACTTCTCTTGGGTTCACACGACTTTATAATTTTCAGACACGTTCAGTATCAAAGATATGAGTAAATTACCAGCTTCCACACAGGATTTAGTACCCGTGTTTTCTAATCTCACTACAGTCATTCTTATATATTCTGTAGCAATGGGCCAAATTCCTTTCTGCTATCATTCTAAATCCACTGAGATTAAATTAGTCCAATATATTCATTCAGTAGGAGTTATTCTGCAAAATCTTCATTCAGCTTAAGCCAGCATCTTAATTACCACTGACCTCAAGTGAAAGCAAGCCTGGGCTGCTAAGTTACTGATGTAAGAGATAATGGGGGATACTATGATGCTTCTTCATGCCCTGTAACTACAAAGATAGTGCAGAGGTCATGTATACATAATGAACCAAAGGAGTGCAGAAAAGTTTTTCATAGAAATGCTGATGACAGTTTTAAACCATCTAACACTGGGAGGAATACCAGCATATTGTGAGCAATAGACCTCAGCCTAAAAGCTGCAGCTGGTGTTGCAGTGTGTCCGGGCAGCCATGATTTCATTACTCTCTAGACCTCAGCTCACTAGTTCCATGTTAGCTTATGCAAGCTGAAATCACCCCTTTGATTTGTCCTCTGGACCATCCCTCTGCCTTTTCATACTCCATCTCTGTCTGCAAAAATGGAGATCACTCCTTGCCTTTAAGCGTTGTTCCATGGATACATTATTATAATTTGCAAGGTTCTGAGatatttcagtgctgagcaTCTTTGACAGATACCTGTCCAACCCCCCAAAGGTACTTACCTTTCAGTTTTTCCCCAAACATCGTAAGAAAGACAGTGAAGTTAATGGGACCTGGCGCCTCCTTCACCATGTCTTCTAGCTCTTCATTCTTGACATTCAGACGACCTGCAGCAGAGATCATTTTTCATAATAAATCCCAAATTGTGTTTCAAAAAACAATTCCCATTCATCTCCTCCCACTGGGGAGCTCAGGGCTCTGTGTAACTTCACTAATAACATGGTGGAACACAAATCTAGAATACTCCAATGcattctgatgtggaatacagatcaaaagatagaaaaaaggAGTAAAAGGGAGAAATGATGCAGACCAGGCCAGCAGCAGACCAAAGAAGGGGCTACTTTcaattaaattctttttcattttatttgttgttgtttttgtgtgttttttcttttaacctcAGGTGAAAAACAGACTGTGTTGATATTAATATAGCAGAGTTTAAATGTGACTGATGTGGATCCAAAGTCTCAGGCTTTGCCCTCCTGTATATTGAGATGCTGAGATGAGTAGAGAGCAAATGGATGAGTTGAGAGTCCTATTCCTTCCCCAACACTGAACTGAACTGTTGAGAATTTAGAATCCAGCATCCCTACTCAAACTGAGTGGTAATTTGCTGTGAATGTACCTTATAAGCATTGAAGAACTTCACTGAACATGAAGGATAGCAGAATGTGGccttaagaaataaatatttcagggcAACAGTAGCTAGAGGCCAAAGTTTGCAAACTTCTTTGTCACAATAAAGAGTTCAGGAGCTTCTGCTCTTTGCACTGACTCTACAGCAGCCTGATTCCACCCCAGGGAGCACTAGAGATTCTTATCAAACTCTTTTTAATAAGATCCAGATGGCAAAAGCCCAAATGCCTACATCACTGTTCAAGCCTCAAATGTTGCAACACGGATACGGCTTCATGTTAGGGCTCATGAGCATTctgattttcccttttcttgggAAGTTTTTCTTTGATATGCTTGATGTTATCACGTTTGTAATGCACATGAAATGGACAGTACCTAATCTCATGACATGCACATTCCACTCCACATCAACGCACAACAGCACAGAACCTCACATGAAGTCTTCCTGCTTTGGTGTGGGCAGAGGGGCAGTTAGTCCATGACAAGAACGTTAATGGGTAGATATTGCATGACTCCTAGATAAAAACGGTGCAGCTTGTGAAGCCTGGCTTCAGAAGCAAATCAGAAATGCCTGGCATGGACCCCGACTTGGGTGGGCTTTTTATGAAATAGTTGCAGGGGAGGGATCAGTGCCTTTGGagagctgccagctgcacagctctgtaGCACCCGCCAGTGAGTCCCAGAGAGACCTTCGTTTAGTGTCTGAAAGATGCTGCTCGGGAGATATTCCAGCTGGAACTCCGTAGTCAAGATAGCAACTACCATAAAGGAAGAAGATCAAACTGAACAGGtttccttttgccttctgtACCTCGTTATTTCCCCAACTAATTCGAATACAAACCACTGTTTCTTTAAGGTATTTAATTATTACTACCAGCTTACCTAGCGCAGCGAATGTGTCTCTCAAGTCTGCTTTATCAATAAAGCCATCCCTGTTCTGATCCATGATGGTAAATGCCTGTTGGAAGAAAATAGGCAACTTATTGTCATATTGCATGGAACACTGCTACAGTCACATGCTAACAATACAGAGGAGTGTTATGCTGTAAAGAATATTTAACATCCTTTGATTCATCCACACCATGCCACTTTCCTCACTTTCAACACATTGCTGTACCTTGGCAAGGGGCTTAATTAAACCCACCCAAACTTCTTATAAAATTAATACTCAGTGCAGCATGCAGCTGGGCAAAGCCAATGCTGACAGCTCCTTCCATTCGGGCTTTAACCCATAAATTCTGAATTAGTAGCTATTCCTGTGTGTTTTGTATGCTTCCCGTATCTCCTTCCTTTGCTCAGCTATCATATTCTGTAAAACGTTTAATTATTGTAAATAGTTCTCTGTTGTtgagaaaaagtctttttcctCTGGGCTTCAAGATGATCCTTCATACACAGACAGCTGAATTTccaaaagcactgagaaatgtAGGATTCACAGTACTGTTTATTCAcagtttatttcccttttcaatAAATTGCATCCATCAGCCTATATTCTGTGCTCTGACTGACCTTGATACTTGACCTTAAATATTTCTTGTCAAGCAAAATTCAACTTctgataaaaatcaaacattCCTTTCCCAGCCAGCTAACTGCTTATCTGTCCATCTATTTACCTATCTGTACGTCTGTCATTTGCTGCTATTACACTTCTAATGTTTCATTGattttgaaagattttaatGACCTGAAATTCCCCTGGATATACTATGGGGAGTATCAGCAGAACCAGGCGCATCTCTGAAGCTGGTTATCTGTCAGATGTGCACATCAATATGAGCGTGTATCTTTACAATGGGATTATGTTTGTTTCAGGGTTATTATGAAAATCAGCCAGTTTTTCAACCAGTCCACTCAAGTAACTTTCGGAGTTCACTGCTCTACAGGATGCATCTTTTTCCACAACTGTATTATAATCAACATATCTTTAACCAGTTTGATCTCCAGTTTCTTACAGAGCCCCACTGCTCACATTCCAGTTTGCCGTGTGGTAACTTGCAGGATGCATGTTCCCAACCCTTCATTTACCTGCTAAGCCAccagctaagaaaaaaaatcaagctcaACTCTTTTTTTGTTGAGAAAGCAGCCCCCCAATctggaagaaagaatgaaatgccAAGACCAAAGCAGAACCCAGCAAAACcatggaagagaagaagagtgTCAGGCATGTATCTTAATGGGTGAAATCTCTGTGTAATACTGTTCTGATAAAAAAATGACTTATCAGTTGAAATACATTATTAGTTCCAAGTAGGCAGTCTTTAAACATAGCGTGGCCTTGATTTTTAACTGGACCTCACCACTGCTTTGTGACTTTGCCATTATTCCACCACCATCCTCAGAAATGTTCTAAGTAGCATCTTATTTAGAGTAGTTCAAAAATAACATTCCGACCAATTGCTCTTTCTGATGGCAGGTCTTCAAGCAGTAGTCCCCCCAGTAGTTCATTTGTTCTCATTCACCACTGAGCTTTACTGATGAGAATCCTCATGAAAAGTAAAGTTGAAATCCACATACAGCAATTGAAATGGCAGCTATTTATCAAACTGCAAACTGCTTTGGAGATGTgagttaacaaaaaaaatgaggaaagaaataatttaaagttACAAATCTGTGGAAAATGTGATGGTACCACTGATATTTAAAATGCccatttgaagaaaaaaggaaaaaaaaaaaaaaaagcctaaactcatcaaattatttgtttttatttatgcacCAGCTCACAAGCCAGCTAATTATGTTTGCCTCATCACAGGTACTTGATCAAAGAATCCATAAAGCATGGAATACCAATTCTCTGGGAGCTAAAAGATGCTCAATTTGTTAACCTCAAcacattgctttattttatggGCATTTATGGAGAAAGTTGGCTGAGGATTTTCTGGTATTTTGGTTTCTAGGTTGTGGGCAGTATTAGATGGGCACAGAATATTTCTGTTACCACTGTGGAACAGTCCAGGAATTAATGACCTGATTCAACACAACATCTCCATTCAGGATAATACTTGAACATGCGAGATTATTCGTATTTAAAACAGCACTTAAACTTAACTTTAAATGTATGCCCAGGTATTTTCCTGAATCAGGGCTAAAGTGGATGAgataattttcctttattaagtTTTTCAGTGCTCAGGGTTTTTTGTAAGTAAGCCTGGAACTTGAAACAGGAGATGCAGGGAGAGacagaatgaatgaaagaaggaatgaaggaaagaacaaacaaacacacaaggAAAATGATATACCAGCCAAAACCACAGAGATGATTCAGAAAACAACTGTGTGTTCTCTTAAAGCAGATGGAGAATTGAATAAGGATTACAAACAAAACCTATGTTATTCATTAGTAATGACAGGAGActatagaaaacagaagaatagtGACCAACTTCTTTGAACTCCTGGATCTGGGTTTGTTCAAACATAGAGAATACATTGGAACCACCTTCTATcttcttctttgccttttttggAGCCTGTAACACAAATAAGAAGATCAAATATATATTACCTCGTCTGTTTATCATGAAAACAAATTCCATCTTTTACAGAAGGTAAAATATATACAGGCACGTAATACAAGATgattgtgttttgtgttttttagtTCAACCCACAACAGATATTCACATAGACAAAAGTGGGGTAAAATATGCTGCTTTAGTTACAGCTGAATTTCTCACTGAGGCTTCCCACCATTCCCCTGCTCTAGACTGGAACCTGGCAGTTTGTGTAAGGAGGGACATcttgcctctgtgctgcactaAAGAGGTGAGGGACCCAAAGTGTGACTCTGGGTATCACAACTGCTTTTTCCTTGGTCAGAACCTCCTATGCCAGACCATGCACCAGAGACTACTCCCCCTCCTGTGCTGGCTTTGCAGAGCTCTGAACTATGGGAGGAGCAATTTAAGTTGCTGTTGTCTCTTCATCTTAGAGTACGAAGTTAAATTCCCAACCTGTTATTCTTGAGAAATGCAAGCAGTGCAGGTAAGTCCCCATACAAAGTCCTTCTTCCCAGGTCCCATGTTGGGACAGGCAGCCAGACTCCAACATTAGGCCCTGCAAATTGACTTAGAAAAGTTTAAAAGTCTGCTTTGTCTGGACCAACACCAACTTCTTCTTATGTAGGAATGCCTTTTATACTTGGAGAAGAGTTTATATTCTCACACTGACCTATGATATCACGGTATGTTACCTTACCAGCACATACATTTAGAATACTCGAGATAGTTATCATCAATAAAAGGTAGGGCCTGCTTTAATCACTGTTCTTTAGTCAGAAGACTGAGACACAGAAAGACTTGGGAGAGAGCTGTGATGTTATCTAAGAATCCAGCACTCACTGGAAATCAGTCAGAACCAGACAACCTCACATGTGTCTGAACAAGGGCCCAACCAGCTCACCTGCCCAAGACaatacagtttttgttttccagtgaagAACAGAACCTGTGATTCCTATGGATTACAGACACGTTCTAACCACAGCATTATCTTTACTTGGGGAAGGATAATGAACCACACCGCTGCCTTTTGACTTCCCTTCCAGATGGattcttttctttatcatttctACTCTTGCATTTCATCATCACAGTCCCACCCAATTCTCAAGTCATGGAAAATCTGTCTTAGTTTGGACTATTCTGCATGAAATAGAAGGGAACTTCTGCTGTCTGTGAAAGTTCCAATTCACTAGTGCTTTCAAATATCccaaggagcacagcagctcaaGGAAATATTCCCACCTGGCTCTGTTTGAA
This genomic interval carries:
- the MYL10 gene encoding myosin regulatory light chain 10 isoform X1, producing the protein MAPKKAKKKIEGGSNVFSMFEQTQIQEFKEAFTIMDQNRDGFIDKADLRDTFAALGRLNVKNEELEDMVKEAPGPINFTVFLTMFGEKLKGTDPEETILNAFKIFDPEGKGHIKADYIKEMLMTQADRFSQEEINQMFAAFPPDVSGNLDYKNLCYVITHGEEKD